The following proteins are encoded in a genomic region of Galbibacter sp. BG1:
- a CDS encoding LacI family DNA-binding transcriptional regulator has protein sequence MKKNKPTIHEIAKLLKIDSSTVSRALNDSNLVTQKTKDKVLKKAKEIGYQRNLLASNLRKSKSNTIGVIVPRISRHFFSSTIAGIEEAAYAHGYNVVIAQSMEKLEREKRIVGNLISNRVDGVLISVSMETVDSEHLKKFDESNIPLVFFDRSLSDIDSSKVLIDDYKASLEATEHLINIGCRNIAHLSGPKNLNIYKNRLKGYKAALKLNDIPFDRDLVFTSTLNQEDGYELAGKILNYKKKVDGIVSANDLAAIGAMKKIKEAGKSVPKDVAVVGFSNEPMSAVIEPALSTVDQSGYDIGKIACNLLIDSLKEGKSNVTAKTVTLSPTLIKRQSTSR, from the coding sequence ATGAAAAAAAATAAGCCTACGATTCATGAGATTGCCAAGCTCTTGAAAATAGATAGTTCTACCGTCTCGAGAGCTTTAAATGATAGTAATTTAGTCACTCAGAAAACAAAGGATAAAGTTCTTAAAAAGGCAAAAGAGATTGGATATCAACGCAATTTATTGGCTTCGAACCTTAGAAAAAGCAAATCCAATACTATAGGCGTTATTGTCCCTAGGATTAGCCGACACTTTTTTTCTTCCACCATTGCTGGGATTGAGGAAGCAGCTTACGCTCATGGTTACAACGTGGTAATAGCACAATCCATGGAGAAGTTGGAGCGGGAAAAAAGAATTGTGGGAAATTTAATATCCAATAGAGTGGATGGCGTTTTGATCTCTGTGTCTATGGAAACAGTCGATTCGGAACACCTAAAAAAATTCGATGAAAGTAATATTCCATTGGTTTTCTTTGATAGAAGCTTGTCTGATATTGACTCTAGCAAAGTTTTAATCGATGATTATAAAGCATCTTTAGAGGCTACAGAACATCTCATAAATATAGGTTGTAGAAATATTGCTCACCTTTCTGGCCCAAAGAATCTGAATATCTATAAAAACCGATTAAAAGGTTATAAAGCTGCATTGAAACTCAATGATATTCCTTTCGATAGAGATTTGGTGTTTACTTCTACGCTAAACCAAGAGGACGGTTATGAGTTGGCAGGAAAGATTTTGAACTACAAAAAGAAGGTTGATGGGATTGTCTCGGCAAATGACTTGGCTGCTATTGGGGCTATGAAAAAAATAAAAGAGGCTGGGAAGAGTGTTCCAAAGGATGTGGCTGTTGTAGGTTTTAGTAATGAGCCCATGTCTGCGGTAATAGAGCCAGCGCTCTCCACGGTGGATCAGTCCGGTTATGATATCGGTAAAATTGCATGTAATTTATTGATTGATAGCTTAAAGGAAGGTAAATCTAATGTCACCGCAAAAACAGTTACGCTGAGTCCAACCTTGATAAAAAGACAGTCCACTTCGAGGTGA
- the kduI gene encoding 5-dehydro-4-deoxy-D-glucuronate isomerase has protein sequence MIYNSRYASSPNEVKQMDTSALRETFLIDDLMTTDEINLTYSHYDRYIAGSAVPKKPLKLEPIDPLKADFFLERRELGIINVGAKGEVTVDGEVYILEHKEALYVGRGKKEIIFKSTDPKNLAKFYLNSAPAHKEYPTKKVGMKEANKLELGSLETANDRTVNQLIIGGIVETCQLQMGLTELKKGSVWNTMPAHVHDRRMEVYFYLDVPEDQAVCHFMGQPQETRHVWMHNHQAIISPPWSIHAGSGTSNYSFIWGMAGENLDYADMDKAAIKELR, from the coding sequence ATGATATATAACAGCAGATATGCTTCCAGTCCGAATGAAGTAAAACAAATGGACACTTCGGCGCTTCGCGAGACTTTTCTAATTGACGATTTAATGACTACGGATGAAATCAACCTTACGTACTCCCATTACGATAGGTACATCGCCGGTTCTGCCGTACCCAAAAAACCTTTAAAACTAGAACCTATAGATCCGCTTAAAGCCGATTTCTTTCTAGAGAGAAGGGAGCTTGGTATTATAAATGTTGGTGCCAAAGGTGAAGTGACTGTAGATGGAGAAGTTTACATCTTAGAACATAAAGAAGCACTTTACGTTGGGAGAGGCAAAAAGGAAATTATTTTTAAAAGTACTGACCCCAAAAATCTGGCAAAATTTTATTTAAACTCTGCTCCTGCCCACAAGGAATATCCAACTAAAAAAGTTGGTATGAAAGAAGCAAACAAATTGGAGCTAGGATCATTAGAAACGGCAAACGACCGTACCGTAAACCAACTTATTATTGGGGGCATTGTAGAAACTTGCCAATTGCAAATGGGACTTACCGAGCTGAAAAAAGGAAGTGTTTGGAACACCATGCCAGCCCATGTACACGACCGAAGAATGGAAGTGTATTTTTATCTGGATGTGCCAGAAGACCAAGCTGTTTGTCATTTTATGGGGCAACCGCAAGAAACAAGGCATGTTTGGATGCATAATCACCAAGCCATTATTTCGCCACCTTGGTCTATCCACGCAGGGTCGGGAACTTCCAACTATAGTTTTATATGGGGAATGGCCGGCGAAAACTTGGATTATGCCGATATGGATAAAGCAGCAATTAAAGAATTGAGATAA
- a CDS encoding gluconate 5-dehydrogenase: MSLSLFNLEGKIALVTGATHGLGMAMAMQLGKAGATIVINGNSSQQKIDDAITEYKKENVTVHGYKFDVTNEAEVAKAITAIEKEVGNIDILVNNAGIIKRIPLETMEVDDFKEVIDVDLVAPFIVSKHVVKGMIARKSGKIINICSMMTELGRNTVGAYAAAKGGLKMLTKNMATEWAKHNIQVNGIGPGYFATSQTAPIRVDGHPFNDFIVNRTPAAKWGDPEDLGGAAIFLASAASNFVNGHILYVDGGILATIGKPSNED, encoded by the coding sequence ATGAGTTTATCACTATTTAATTTAGAAGGAAAAATTGCATTGGTTACGGGGGCAACCCATGGACTGGGAATGGCTATGGCCATGCAATTGGGAAAAGCAGGCGCTACCATTGTCATAAATGGGAATTCATCCCAACAAAAAATAGACGATGCTATAACCGAATATAAAAAGGAAAATGTAACCGTTCACGGTTATAAGTTCGACGTTACTAATGAAGCAGAAGTCGCCAAGGCCATTACAGCTATTGAAAAAGAAGTGGGCAATATCGATATTTTGGTTAACAATGCCGGGATTATTAAACGTATTCCGCTTGAAACCATGGAAGTAGACGATTTTAAAGAGGTGATAGATGTTGATTTGGTAGCTCCTTTTATAGTGTCGAAACACGTTGTAAAAGGAATGATAGCCAGAAAAAGCGGTAAAATAATCAATATCTGTTCCATGATGACGGAGCTAGGCAGAAATACCGTGGGGGCTTATGCAGCTGCTAAGGGCGGACTAAAAATGCTTACCAAAAACATGGCTACAGAATGGGCGAAACACAATATTCAGGTTAATGGCATTGGTCCGGGGTATTTTGCAACTTCCCAAACGGCACCAATCCGTGTGGATGGACACCCATTTAACGATTTCATAGTGAACAGAACTCCAGCCGCCAAGTGGGGTGATCCCGAAGATCTCGGTGGTGCCGCTATCTTTTTGGCTTCCGCAGCTAGTAATTTTGTAAACGGACATATTTTATATGTGGATGGCGGTATTTTAGCCACCATAGGTAAACCCTCAAACGAAGATTAA
- a CDS encoding DUF4861 domain-containing protein yields MKIFFSSILCFALAFTSCNKKSESIIVKVENPLPVDRSNETVEIKLADLQLTEVQKAYTNWGVNDVVTEKELVSQLIDQDGDGNWDLLIFQPEVKASSKMDFEIFPKKEAYQTDSVPTCYSRFVPERTDDYAWENDRVAFRTYGPKAQKMIEDSVPGGTLSSGMDAWLKRVEYPIINKWYEKYVSGTGTYHEDTGEGLDNFHVGKSRGIGGIAKKADTTYYYSKNFTSWKTITTGPLRTSFVLQYADWDASGKSISEEKHISLDRGQNLSKFELKINGVSSISTGITLHEKKGVTTTNKENGWMSYWEPHDGSELGLGIVTKPKNIIAFDKYDTTLKDESNLYAELELENGEVIYYAGFGWKKSKQFQNQKEWETYLADFAQKVNNPLKVTLP; encoded by the coding sequence ATGAAAATCTTTTTCTCTTCCATTTTGTGCTTTGCTTTAGCGTTTACTTCTTGCAATAAAAAAAGTGAAAGCATTATTGTAAAAGTTGAAAACCCGCTGCCAGTAGATCGTTCCAACGAAACGGTTGAAATTAAACTTGCCGATCTTCAGCTTACCGAGGTACAAAAAGCATATACCAACTGGGGCGTTAACGACGTTGTAACAGAAAAAGAACTCGTCTCTCAATTAATAGATCAAGACGGCGATGGCAATTGGGACTTGCTCATTTTTCAGCCAGAGGTAAAAGCTTCTTCAAAAATGGATTTTGAGATCTTTCCGAAGAAAGAAGCTTATCAAACAGATAGCGTTCCTACGTGCTACTCCCGCTTTGTGCCCGAACGTACCGATGATTACGCATGGGAAAACGACCGGGTCGCCTTTAGAACCTATGGCCCAAAAGCTCAGAAAATGATTGAAGATAGCGTGCCAGGTGGAACTTTATCAAGCGGAATGGATGCTTGGTTGAAAAGAGTCGAGTATCCCATTATCAATAAATGGTACGAAAAATATGTTTCTGGAACGGGGACGTATCACGAAGATACGGGAGAAGGCCTCGATAATTTTCATGTTGGAAAAAGTAGAGGTATTGGCGGTATTGCCAAAAAAGCAGACACGACCTATTACTACTCCAAAAACTTTACCTCTTGGAAAACAATTACTACCGGACCATTACGTACAAGTTTTGTTTTGCAATATGCTGATTGGGACGCTTCTGGAAAATCTATTTCCGAAGAAAAACATATTTCCCTAGACCGCGGTCAGAATCTATCAAAATTTGAGCTTAAAATTAACGGTGTTTCTTCCATCTCTACGGGAATTACACTGCACGAAAAAAAAGGGGTTACGACTACCAATAAAGAAAACGGATGGATGAGCTACTGGGAGCCTCATGACGGTTCTGAATTGGGACTAGGCATTGTTACCAAACCAAAAAACATCATAGCTTTCGATAAGTACGATACCACGCTAAAAGACGAAAGCAACCTTTATGCAGAATTAGAATTGGAAAATGGAGAGGTTATCTATTATGCCGGTTTTGGATGGAAAAAAAGTAAGCAATTTCAAAATCAAAAAGAATGGGAAACTTATCTAGCCGATTTTGCCCAAAAAGTAAACAACCCTCTAAAAGTTACTTTGCCGTAA
- a CDS encoding LLM class flavin-dependent oxidoreductase has translation MSQHIAQNTKFSVLDLVPVTQGSSPLQAMQNSLDLARRTEELGYYRFWVSEHHNMESLVSSATVVLLGYLAQGTSKMRIGSGGVMLPNHAPLIVAEQFGTLATLYPNRIDLGLGRAPGTDQLTAQALRRGKQESVQDFPNDIEELQSYFSSENEDSKVRAIPGEGLDIPIYLLGSSTFSADLAAKKGLPYAFASHFAPAQLFNALDIYKNEFKPSEKLKDPYAMACVNIIAADTDEEAHRLATSLYQFAMGIITNTRRPLPPPIDTMDEVWTPDQEAMIKNMMYFTFIGSKETIEKELSKFIKATEVKEIIAVSHIYDHGARLKSYEILSGIFAQPLKVTAK, from the coding sequence ATGTCTCAACATATAGCACAAAACACAAAATTTTCAGTTTTAGATTTAGTCCCAGTAACACAAGGGAGTTCCCCGCTGCAAGCTATGCAAAACAGCTTAGATTTGGCACGTCGTACAGAAGAATTAGGCTACTATAGATTTTGGGTGTCCGAACACCATAATATGGAAAGTCTGGTAAGTTCTGCTACTGTGGTTTTACTGGGGTATTTGGCACAAGGCACTTCTAAAATGAGAATAGGTTCTGGTGGGGTTATGTTGCCCAACCACGCTCCTTTAATTGTGGCAGAACAATTTGGAACCTTGGCCACTTTGTACCCCAATAGAATTGATTTAGGATTGGGAAGGGCTCCAGGAACCGACCAATTAACGGCGCAAGCATTAAGAAGGGGAAAGCAAGAAAGCGTACAGGATTTTCCTAACGACATTGAGGAATTACAGAGTTATTTTTCTTCGGAAAATGAAGATTCCAAGGTTCGGGCAATTCCCGGGGAAGGCTTGGATATTCCTATTTACTTATTAGGGTCGAGTACTTTTAGTGCAGATTTGGCGGCGAAAAAAGGTCTTCCATATGCTTTTGCGAGCCATTTTGCACCAGCACAATTATTCAACGCACTCGATATTTATAAAAATGAATTTAAACCTTCTGAAAAGCTTAAAGATCCCTATGCCATGGCCTGTGTAAATATAATTGCGGCCGATACAGATGAAGAAGCACATCGTCTAGCTACCAGCCTTTATCAATTTGCAATGGGAATTATAACCAATACACGCCGCCCATTACCGCCGCCTATAGATACCATGGATGAGGTTTGGACCCCCGACCAAGAGGCTATGATTAAAAATATGATGTACTTTACTTTTATAGGCTCAAAGGAAACTATAGAAAAAGAGCTTTCTAAGTTTATTAAAGCTACAGAGGTAAAAGAAATCATCGCGGTGTCTCATATTTACGATCATGGGGCACGTTTAAAATCTTATGAAATTTTGAGCGGGATTTTCGCTCAACCTTTAAAAGTTACGGCAAAGTAA
- a CDS encoding zinc-dependent metalloprotease: MSVNFLKRNVFFLLLILVATACGVSKSAQDNSFTSSEVASIDKVIPSDATVQKGLFKVYKVGDKFFFEIADSLLNREMLVVSRFVKTPGGAGNYGGEEIGEKTIFFEKGPSNKLFLRVSTFVSEAGEDDAIAKAVNNSNVTPILEAFEVKARNKEGNASVIEVTDFINGENNLLSLSSSQKDMYGLTTLEKDRSYIQEIKTYPINTEIKTVKTFNAKVSKDHKKSLPAAMLSGVVTVELNNSFILLPKEPMKKRFYDPRVGYFASSYYLYEDDQQKVDKNIYIHRWRMEPKEEDLEKWKRGVLVEPKKQIVYYIDPATPKKWRKYLIQGINDWQVAFEQAGFKNAIVGKEWPEDNDSMSLEDARYSVLRYFASPSKNAYGPNIIDPRSGEILESHMGWYHNLMNLLHNWYMIQAGAVDERARKMTFDDELMGELIRFVSSHEVGHTLGLRHNIGASHATPVERLRDNDWLTENGHTSSIMDYARFNYVAQPEDSVSVENLMPRINDYDKWAIQWGYSAFPDSLSSEEEKEILNKWVADSVRTNPRLWFGGEGKDFDPRSQTEDLGDNAMVASYYGIENLKRVIPNLEAWTETSPDGDYKDLDEIYKNLLKQYSNYLFHVAKNIGGIYVTPKSRSDEGDVYRAVSKGKQKEALTFLNTYLFEEPEWLLESSILNKIEEPNSKAPTTELMESLMMTLLGGSRMSRISFVADRYSFTDPYTPEEYLSDISNYIWSDLDVFYNPTDYQRRLQKTYVADMIALYKPNEAESAMVGLMAQLSKEKTYNTDIRSLALNNLINLKRRITNVLPSVSDDIARAHLQYILKEIEDVVGDTKAIEPIYRPIRD, encoded by the coding sequence ATGAGTGTAAATTTTTTAAAAAGGAATGTGTTTTTTTTGTTGCTTATTTTGGTAGCAACTGCTTGTGGCGTTTCAAAATCAGCCCAAGATAATTCCTTTACTTCATCAGAAGTTGCCTCCATCGATAAAGTAATACCGAGCGATGCAACCGTCCAAAAGGGTCTTTTTAAAGTATACAAAGTTGGAGATAAATTCTTTTTTGAAATCGCAGACTCCCTGTTGAACCGTGAAATGTTGGTAGTTTCCAGATTTGTGAAAACTCCAGGAGGTGCTGGAAATTACGGTGGAGAAGAGATTGGGGAGAAAACCATTTTTTTTGAAAAAGGTCCTTCCAATAAACTTTTTTTGCGAGTTTCCACCTTTGTAAGCGAAGCTGGAGAAGATGATGCTATTGCCAAAGCGGTAAACAATTCTAATGTTACCCCCATTTTAGAAGCTTTTGAAGTTAAGGCACGAAATAAAGAAGGAAATGCTTCGGTAATCGAGGTAACAGATTTTATAAATGGGGAAAACAATTTGTTGTCTTTAAGTTCTTCACAAAAAGATATGTACGGCCTCACCACTTTGGAAAAGGACAGGTCGTACATTCAAGAGATAAAAACCTACCCAATAAATACAGAAATTAAAACGGTAAAAACGTTCAATGCGAAGGTGTCTAAAGACCATAAGAAAAGCTTACCGGCGGCAATGCTTTCTGGCGTAGTTACGGTGGAGCTTAACAATTCGTTTATACTGTTGCCTAAAGAACCTATGAAAAAGCGGTTTTATGATCCGCGGGTGGGATATTTTGCAAGTTCTTACTATTTGTATGAAGACGATCAACAAAAAGTAGATAAAAACATTTACATACATCGCTGGAGAATGGAACCAAAAGAAGAGGATTTGGAGAAATGGAAGCGTGGAGTATTGGTGGAGCCAAAAAAGCAAATAGTTTATTATATAGATCCTGCAACCCCAAAAAAGTGGCGTAAATATTTAATACAGGGAATTAACGATTGGCAAGTAGCTTTTGAACAAGCGGGCTTTAAAAATGCCATTGTAGGAAAAGAGTGGCCAGAAGATAACGATAGCATGAGTTTGGAAGACGCCCGCTATTCGGTCTTGAGGTATTTTGCGTCTCCGTCTAAAAACGCTTACGGCCCTAATATTATCGATCCCCGGAGTGGAGAAATACTGGAAAGTCATATGGGCTGGTACCACAACCTTATGAATTTGCTGCACAACTGGTACATGATTCAAGCAGGGGCAGTAGACGAACGCGCGCGAAAAATGACCTTTGATGATGAATTAATGGGGGAGCTCATTCGGTTTGTGTCTTCTCACGAAGTTGGCCACACCTTAGGCCTTAGGCATAATATAGGAGCGAGCCATGCCACGCCAGTGGAACGCTTAAGGGATAACGACTGGCTTACCGAGAACGGACATACCAGTTCGATTATGGATTATGCCCGTTTTAATTATGTGGCTCAACCAGAAGACAGTGTTTCCGTAGAAAATTTAATGCCCCGCATCAACGATTACGACAAGTGGGCAATACAATGGGGTTATTCAGCATTTCCAGATAGTTTGTCTTCAGAAGAAGAAAAAGAAATTCTCAATAAATGGGTAGCGGATAGTGTACGAACTAATCCCAGGCTTTGGTTCGGGGGGGAGGGTAAAGATTTCGATCCGCGGTCTCAAACCGAAGATTTAGGGGATAACGCTATGGTGGCCTCTTATTATGGGATAGAAAATTTAAAACGGGTAATCCCCAACTTGGAAGCCTGGACAGAAACCAGTCCCGATGGAGATTATAAAGATTTGGATGAGATTTACAAAAATCTTTTAAAGCAATACAGCAATTACCTATTTCATGTTGCCAAGAATATTGGGGGAATTTATGTAACCCCCAAATCAAGAAGCGACGAAGGCGATGTGTACAGAGCCGTTTCCAAAGGAAAACAAAAGGAAGCATTAACGTTTTTAAATACCTATCTCTTTGAGGAACCCGAATGGCTTCTGGAAAGCAGCATTCTTAATAAAATAGAAGAACCCAATAGCAAAGCGCCCACAACCGAGCTTATGGAAAGTTTAATGATGACGCTGCTGGGGGGTAGCAGGATGAGTAGGATTTCTTTTGTGGCAGATCGCTATAGTTTTACTGATCCGTACACTCCCGAAGAATACTTAAGCGACATAAGTAATTACATATGGAGCGATTTGGATGTTTTTTACAACCCCACCGATTACCAGCGGCGGCTTCAAAAAACATATGTTGCTGATATGATTGCCTTGTACAAGCCCAATGAAGCTGAAAGCGCGATGGTTGGACTTATGGCACAATTATCCAAGGAAAAAACGTACAATACCGACATACGGTCATTGGCGCTCAATAACCTAATTAACCTTAAGCGGAGGATTACGAATGTCTTGCCCAGCGTGTCCGACGATATAGCAAGAGCGCATTTGCAATACATTTTAAAAGAAATTGAAGACGTTGTGGGTGATACTAAAGCCATAGAACCTATCTACCGGCCCATTCGGGACTAA
- a CDS encoding DUF4421 family protein, which translates to MSLLLKTCKYLILFFLTNCFYSVWAQEKDTDSVAKLTGYKIQYPDRITIRMGLTDDFNSYEISDPATNFDILLLPNQELRSNFSLLFRFVEINIGYTPPFLKFNDDNEQKGKTTYFNLGTRFYIKKWMQDFEWTKTQGFYVNLPDNDPQTNDNILFPDFKVTRVGGNTSYIFNENFSFRTIFKQNEWQQLSAGSFVPTLSYFYSRISNGTSAKDKVFDITIGPAYFYNWVLNKRFIITSGALVGIGYSHINPSEGDSSGGANYQTGLTLGLGYNIAGFFTGINANYRAFYHNTSENYDLKDQHSFLEFHIGYRFKAPKKLIEKTNQLENLIKK; encoded by the coding sequence ATGTCTTTATTATTGAAAACCTGTAAATATCTAATTTTATTCTTTCTCACCAATTGCTTTTACAGCGTATGGGCGCAAGAAAAAGATACCGATTCTGTAGCAAAATTAACGGGATACAAAATTCAATATCCAGACAGAATAACCATTCGAATGGGTCTTACCGATGATTTTAATTCCTATGAAATTTCTGACCCAGCAACTAATTTCGATATTTTATTACTTCCCAATCAAGAGTTGCGTTCTAATTTCTCGCTCCTGTTCCGCTTTGTGGAAATAAACATCGGCTACACACCGCCATTTTTAAAGTTTAACGACGATAATGAGCAAAAAGGAAAAACAACCTATTTTAATTTAGGGACACGTTTTTACATCAAGAAGTGGATGCAGGATTTTGAATGGACAAAAACACAGGGATTTTATGTCAATTTACCGGATAATGATCCACAAACGAATGATAATATTCTTTTTCCCGATTTTAAGGTTACCCGTGTCGGCGGTAACACTTCCTATATCTTTAATGAAAACTTTTCCTTTAGAACCATTTTTAAACAAAACGAATGGCAGCAGTTAAGTGCCGGGAGCTTTGTGCCTACCTTAAGTTATTTTTATTCTAGGATATCCAACGGCACTTCAGCAAAAGATAAAGTATTCGACATTACCATTGGGCCTGCTTATTTTTACAACTGGGTATTAAACAAGAGGTTTATTATTACTTCTGGCGCCTTGGTAGGTATAGGTTACAGCCACATAAATCCCAGTGAAGGTGATAGCTCTGGGGGCGCAAATTATCAAACGGGGCTAACTTTAGGCCTTGGGTACAACATCGCCGGCTTTTTTACGGGAATAAACGCCAATTACAGGGCATTTTACCATAATACCTCAGAAAATTATGATCTTAAAGATCAGCACAGCTTTTTAGAATTTCATATTGGCTACCGTTTTAAAGCACCCAAGAAACTAATAGAGAAAACAAACCAACTGGAAAATTTAATAAAGAAATAA
- a CDS encoding superoxide dismutase yields the protein MAFELPKLPYAYDALEPSIDARTMEIHHTKHHQGYTTKLNGAIEGTNLEGKSIEDILANLDMSNSAVRNNGGGFYNHSLFWEVMSPDGGGKPSGELASAIDTAFGSFDKFKEEFTAAAGSRFGSGWAWLCVHKGGKVEVCSTPNQDNPLMPSTGCGGTPILGLDVWEHAYYLNYQNKRPDYISAFFNVINWDKVSELYAENK from the coding sequence ATGGCTTTTGAATTACCAAAATTACCGTATGCATACGATGCCTTAGAACCAAGCATTGATGCGCGTACTATGGAAATACATCATACAAAGCACCACCAAGGATATACAACAAAACTTAACGGTGCTATTGAAGGAACAAATCTTGAAGGGAAATCTATTGAAGATATCCTTGCAAATTTAGATATGAGCAACAGTGCAGTTAGAAATAACGGTGGAGGTTTTTACAACCACAGTTTATTTTGGGAAGTAATGTCTCCAGATGGAGGCGGAAAACCAAGTGGAGAATTGGCTTCTGCTATTGATACTGCTTTCGGTTCTTTCGATAAATTTAAAGAAGAGTTTACAGCTGCTGCCGGAAGCCGTTTTGGTTCTGGATGGGCATGGTTGTGCGTACATAAAGGTGGAAAAGTGGAAGTATGCTCCACTCCAAATCAAGATAACCCTTTAATGCCGAGCACGGGATGTGGAGGAACTCCAATTCTTGGTCTTGATGTATGGGAGCATGCATATTACTTAAACTATCAAAACAAGCGTCCAGATTACATTTCTGCATTTTTTAATGTAATTAACTGGGATAAGGTATCAGAATTATACGCTGAAAATAAATAA